In Anticarsia gemmatalis isolate Benzon Research Colony breed Stoneville strain chromosome 4, ilAntGemm2 primary, whole genome shotgun sequence, the DNA window aTGATGACAGATAGGATTCCatttactatattaatatttaatattactgtaTTACTTTTTGCAGTACTAACAGGTAATTGTATGTTAGATAAGAATAtacgaaaattttaattatagtgaCGTAACACATTACgttgtttaaatattacacCTATGTGCTAATCGTATTTGGCACTAATAACAATTAGCACTACATTAATACgtaattatattagattatcacctaattatatttaatggatTTAAGTTGTAATGTTTCGCGAAAACGTATGTTCTAAACAAACTGTTGGTACCTACAATACTTAGGTATATTCAGTGTCCTACTAATAAAAGTCGTGTAAGGAACATGCTTACTCTACCTAGAATACCTATAGCTACCTACCCTCTTACCAATAAAAGTCGTGTAAGCTCTGAGtgtaattttgaaactgtatttgAGTaacaaagacaaaacactgcatGACTACTTAATTAAAGTTTACAGGACGgttataagtaattaagtatttgaTTTAACTTCACGTTCTACTCATTAATAAGGGACTTACAGTTTGCGAAAATAAGAATTCACTTTACAATCAACAGGTGCATAGACGGATTTGGAATACAAAAAACGCTCACACCTGCTATTGTTTCATGCCTACTACATAaccatatatttttacaaaagtccTATGTATTCCTCGAacctttttatagtttttaggAGACGATGACAACAAAACCCTGTACGTTTTTATACCATACCTTTTCTTAATGTTGctaattaaattactttgacCACGTTCTGGCATTCGACTTAGCAATTCTTTGATCGACGATAAATTAGATCAAATGTCCCGTCAATCAGCAAAAACTAAGTACCTACAGCTAATTAGTACTGGTAGAAATAATTAGTGGACTTTTTCACTGCTAGGATCGTGTAATTTATAGATGAGATCTACAGATAAGAAAGCCATAATTTTGCAACACTAACCAGCTGTGTCGCGTAGACTGTAGTGAATTAATAATACTACTCGTTAATAGAGCTTAATAGCTTTACAGGAAAATGATAAGTATCTAATTATACGGTGTATACTTAGGtaggtaaacatttttataagaaagGCTTAAAAACTATTAGGGGTGTAAATCGGGGCGACTCTGCGGACCTGTTTCCTAAATTAGGCTTTTCTGCATCTTACGAGACTATTTGAAATCAAAACGATAGGTATTTATAGTTTGATTGagttattcaattaatttcatGTTAATATATAAGGTAACTGCATCTAATAAGGACCGGGTTTCtggaaatcaaaacaaaacaatttcggcggatgtttttatttgtagggTATCATGATCAAATACACTGGTTCCATATATTATGAAgcgaaaatataatataccgaTAGCCATTTCATTCTTTATCTCATTAGACCTAAAAGCTTTTGTAGCGTCCAACATACTGCTTAACAAATTCTCATGACATAATCGTATGAGCAACTCTTATCACTTATCAGATTGTACAAGCATTGTTGCGCTATCAAACAGCACAATGGGAGGTATTCGCTTACTCACTAATCACCGGAAGGGTACTTACACTTAATCAGTGAACGTGCCTAGATAATGACTTATAGGAACGCTTGGCTGACTAATTGCATAGCTAACCGTGTGACAAGCTTGTAAGCTTTAGTGATAAGTTCCCACACCCCTAGGCCGTGATTAGAGGAGCGTTTTATTCGCAGAAATGATTAATGTGTGACGAAATGCGGGATTTGTGGATTAAAAGTGTGTGAAATGCATGAATCAATAGATAACTAATTAGAGTAATTCGTATTAACCACAGAAGTCTAAAGCTCTAAATAACATAGGTATTTAACAATGACTCAATTGTAATTTCTAGTCTATTTCGATATTTcatatagatttattataattagttaggCTATGTGGTCCTGGCTTTCGAGTATAAGTTTGCTGATAAAGAAGTCAACGATTcgatttttatctatactatactaatattataaagctgaagagtttgtttgaacgcgctaatctcaggaactaccagtccgatttgaaaaattctttcagtgttagatagtccatttatcgaggaaggctataggctatatttcatcacgctacgaccaatacgagcggagaagcaacgaaaaatgttacaaaaacggggaaatttttggcccattctctcttatgtgtcgcaagcgaagttgcgcgggtcagctagtcataaataaaGTGCTTTTAGTTACGCTTTTATATTACTTCTTAGTTTGAGCACTGAtccatgaatataaaaaaatcagcGAATAGTAATTCTCGTATCTcgtatctataatattataaagctgatatATAATAAACGGTGACAGGCAGTTCATTTATAACTGCAGTACGGAAAGCATAATCTCAAAGCATAACTTATAAACGGAGCGTTCGACGGCTCACGCCATCTAGTATCATTACCTCGAATTAAAATTCGTTAAATTAACGAAACGAACTATAAGACGAAGgctgagaataaaaaaaagaaaatgtatttcatgcaattataaaatcgttaaatctatactattatcTCGCCATATATAGATAACACAGacgaataaattgtaataaataataataatattagttttatgtaggtattgataataattttttgtaataacatgCCCCTGCTACTATCTCTAAATGTCCCCGGTGTTTTGTAAGTTTTGTATATGTTAGTAGGCAGTAGGTAATCTCAGAAACTAAAAAAGGTATTAGAAAAAAGTCGTTATATAAAACACACCAACTCAAGTCATTAAAAATCAggctttatttgtttaccaatACATCGTTTTGATATTCATATCactacattatatattatgtaaaacaccCTTTTTTCGTGTGAATCTTTCTAAGAAATGTTCACAAAGTTAAAAATCTTTGCATTGCAGATTACAGACATTCAAAAAGTACGAGTCTATTGATTATTTAGacacaaacaattattataatgaattatatttttcttgtatgtatgtactcatATTATGGGAAATATTATGGGTCTCATCCAACTGTTAGAAACCTGTAGTCAGGCACCCTATTCAAGTAATTGTACTGTATTTAGGACAGCGACATCTAGTGATCAGTGGTGTCGTTTGTGTGTGCTAGGCCTCGGCGGGTGGTCGCGACGACGTTTACGCCTTGCGGGTGTTGATTCCACTAGTCCGGCGTGTGCCTGAGCCGCGAGCAACATTCCAAGTTGACCCAAAGCCTCCTCATGCATCTCTTTAGCCATAGTATAGACACTATGCTCACTACTGTTGTACATAAGGGCATTAGATAACATTAAAAGTATATCGCGTTGGAACTGTGCTGTGGTTCTTATAACGCCTGAATCAATGTTCTTTCTAATTGTTGTTAAATCCATAGGTCGTTTCACCACCAAACTGTATCCGGGCGCCTCTTCGTCGCTAATTGGGCGGAGGAATAACGAAGCATACTTGTGAGCACACAGCCTGCTGTACACGAGCATGACGGACTTTTTCCACAGGCGATGTTGACGCTCAGCGTCGTTCGCGCTCGGTGACTCGGGCGCGCTCGCCTCTGCCGCGCTCTCGGAACCTGAACATGTTCTTGAATCAGGCTTCTTCTTGCGCGAGTAATCTCTCCTCTTCTTCCCTTccttttcttcctcgcgactcAGCTCCATAGGCGTATCATCATCAGTTTCCGTATGAGTGTCGTCAACGTCTGTCTTTTCCCTTTCCTCTTTGACCTCCGAATCCGCCGTAACTGGCATCATTGCATGAGCTTCTGCTCTCATCATTTCTTTCAGAGGAATGGAATCCTCTGATTCATCTTCTCCTCTCCTAATATCCTCAACAACCTTATGTTCAATTATTTCTTCTCCTTTCTCCATAATTTCAAGCTTATGCTCTATGCTGTCTGTTGGAGCGTGTGCCGTTTCAGGGAATGACGCCACTTCCTCTTCTGCTGAAATTGGAGGCTCAACCACAACTCTTTCTTGACTGTCCTGTTCCTCTTCAGTGACAGATTCTGACATGGTATTTTCCTCAGTAGTAGTAGGAGGTGCTTCCATGTCTTCAACCACTTCCTCCACAGATGTAGCTTCCTGAGATGGTTCTGACTCATCCTCAACCTTGTCCTCTGCAGAGGTTTCATCAGGTTGAACTACCTCTTCTTGCTCAATTTCTGCTGGTTCCTCTACTACCTCCTCCTCAATATTATCTGGTTCTGGTGGAGTCTCCACTTCCTTGACTTCTTCTTTAATCTTCTGATTCTCAGgttgaataactttaatctCTGTTGTTGGAAACTTAACTTCAGGGAAAGCAATCCTCACTTCAGTTTCTGGTGTGAATTCTTTAGTTATTGTTGCTGGTGGTTGAGTAGGTGGTTGAACTTTTTCTTCAGGCATTGGTTCAGTTAGTTCAGGCACAACCTCTTCCTCAACAGTTTCCATTGGAGCTGGCTGTGGCTCCTGTTTTATAACATGCTCTTCAACATTCACCGGCACAGGTTCAGAGACTTCAATAAGTGGAACTTCTGAATCATCTCTCCTTGATATTTTTTCAGCAGTTCGAGTGTTGGTTTTGTGCATTGTTGTCACAGGAGGTATGTGAATGTCAATATCACTGAAGGCATAAACATCTTCAGCTTTTATCTCAATGTCGTCAATATCATCTATGTCTAGTGGTTGTACAGGTGCTGGTTGTGGTGGCAGTGGAGTAGGTAGAACTGCAGGTGGAGTATTGGCTTTTAGTTGTTGTTCTATTTGCACCAGTTGGCTTTTGATATGTTCAATTGCAGCATGTTTGCTCTCATGTTGACTGGCTCCAGATACTGCAGACTTCTCCAATAGCATTGATAGTGTTGGTGCCGTCACTGAAGGTGATACAGTTTCTACAACATTGGCTGGATGTGAAATATGCTGAGGGGTGGTAACCACAGGGGATGATTTCAATAGTGAAGTCAGTAAAGGAGATGCAGGTGGTACTGGAGTAGTAGGTGTTATAGGAGAGTGCGGAGTAGGAGTTTGTGATTGTGGTGGCCTCCATGCACGGTCAGCACGAGCCCGTCTTTCATCTCTCTCTTTCAACCATGCAGCCCGTCTTGCTGCCTCCCTCTCCCTAGCTCTATTTCGAGCTTCGATACTCGCCCATACTTCTCTTAAACGATCTTCAGAAGTAGCTGGATTCCGCACTTCAGTTATTTCATTCTTCAATTGCTCATATTGTTGATTCATCTCTGCTAATGTTTTCTGTATCTCAACAATACGCTCTTGGGTCAATCTTTTCAAGATACTTTCCTGTGGAGTTTCCACCGCACCTTCTGAACTACGTTTCTTACGTTTTGGAGTCTCAACATGTTCAAGGA includes these proteins:
- the LOC142972555 gene encoding bromodomain-containing protein 8-like; amino-acid sequence: MSSIQERLQLKRVPLDTWNVREQLCLASAVVRSGDQNWMSVSRALKTIGEPNRPPDWYSQKSCAAQYGALLEHVETPKRKKRSSEGAVETPQESILKRLTQERIVEIQKTLAEMNQQYEQLKNEITEVRNPATSEDRLREVWASIEARNRAREREAARRAAWLKERDERRARADRAWRPPQSQTPTPHSPITPTTPVPPASPLLTSLLKSSPVVTTPQHISHPANVVETVSPSVTAPTLSMLLEKSAVSGASQHESKHAAIEHIKSQLVQIEQQLKANTPPAVLPTPLPPQPAPVQPLDIDDIDDIEIKAEDVYAFSDIDIHIPPVTTMHKTNTRTAEKISRRDDSEVPLIEVSEPVPVNVEEHVIKQEPQPAPMETVEEEVVPELTEPMPEEKVQPPTQPPATITKEFTPETEVRIAFPEVKFPTTEIKVIQPENQKIKEEVKEVETPPEPDNIEEEVVEEPAEIEQEEVVQPDETSAEDKVEDESEPSQEATSVEEVVEDMEAPPTTTEENTMSESVTEEEQDSQERVVVEPPISAEEEVASFPETAHAPTDSIEHKLEIMEKGEEIIEHKVVEDIRRGEDESEDSIPLKEMMRAEAHAMMPVTADSEVKEEREKTDVDDTHTETDDDTPMELSREEEKEGKKRRDYSRKKKPDSRTCSGSESAAEASAPESPSANDAERQHRLWKKSVMLVYSRLCAHKYASLFLRPISDEEAPGYSLVVKRPMDLTTIRKNIDSGVIRTTAQFQRDILLMLSNALMYNSSEHSVYTMAKEMHEEALGQLGMLLAAQAHAGLVESTPARRKRRRDHPPRPSTHKRHH